In one window of Photorhabdus laumondii subsp. laumondii DNA:
- a CDS encoding alkanal monooxygenase, with product MKFGLFFLNFINSTTVQEQSIVRMQEITEYVDKLNFEQILVYENHFSGNGVVGAPLTVSGFLLGLTEKIKIGSLNHIITTHHPVRIAEEACLLDQLSEGRFILGFSDCEKKDEMRLFNRPVEYQQQLFEECYEIINDALTTGYCNPDNDFYSFPKISVNPHAYTQGGPRRYVTATSHHIVEWAAKKGIPLIFKWDDSNDVRYEYAERYKAVADKYGIDLSAIDHQLMVLVNYNEDSHKAKQETRAFIRDYVLEMYPNENLENKLEEIITENAVGDYTECIAAAKLAIEKCGAKSVLLSFEPMNDLMHQKNVINIVNDNIKKYHM from the coding sequence ATGAAATTTGGATTGTTCTTCCTTAACTTCATCAATTCAACAACTGTTCAAGAACAAAGTATAGTTCGCATGCAGGAAATAACAGAGTATGTTGATAAGTTGAATTTTGAACAGATTTTGGTGTATGAAAATCATTTTTCAGGTAATGGTGTTGTCGGTGCTCCTCTGACTGTTTCTGGTTTTTTGCTCGGTTTAACAGAAAAAATTAAAATTGGCTCATTGAATCACATCATTACAACTCATCATCCTGTCCGAATAGCGGAGGAGGCTTGCTTATTGGATCAATTAAGCGAAGGGAGATTTATTTTAGGGTTTAGTGATTGTGAAAAAAAAGATGAAATGCGTCTTTTTAATCGCCCTGTTGAATATCAACAGCAACTATTTGAAGAGTGTTATGAAATCATTAACGATGCTTTAACAACAGGCTATTGTAATCCCGATAATGATTTTTATAGTTTCCCTAAAATATCGGTAAACCCCCACGCTTATACCCAAGGCGGGCCTCGGAGATATGTCACAGCAACCAGTCATCATATTGTTGAGTGGGCGGCTAAAAAAGGCATTCCTCTCATCTTTAAGTGGGATGACTCCAATGATGTTAGATATGAATATGCTGAAAGGTATAAAGCCGTTGCTGATAAATATGGTATTGACTTATCAGCGATAGATCATCAGTTAATGGTATTGGTTAACTATAACGAAGATAGTCACAAAGCTAAACAAGAGACGCGTGCATTTATCCGTGATTATGTTCTTGAAATGTATCCTAATGAAAATCTCGAAAATAAACTTGAAGAGATAATCACAGAAAACGCTGTCGGAGATTATACGGAATGTATAGCTGCGGCTAAGCTGGCAATTGAAAAGTGCGGTGCAAAAAGTGTATTGTTATCTTTTGAACCAATGAATGACTTGATGCACCAAAAAAACGTAATCAATATTGTTAATGATAATATTAAAAAGTACCACATGTAG
- a CDS encoding long-chain-fatty-acid--CoA ligase, translating to MTSYVDKQEIIASSEIDDLIFSSDPLAWSYDEQEKIRNKFVLDAFRNHYKHCQEYRHYCQVHKVDDNITEIDDIPVFPTSVFKFTRLLTSQENEIESWFTSSGTSGLKSQVARNRLSIERLLGSVSYGMKYVGSWFDHQIELVNLGPDRFNAHNIWFKYVMSLVELLYPTTFTVMEERIDFVKTLNSLERIKNQGKDICLIGSPYFIYLLCQYMKDKNISFYGDKNLYIITGGGWKSYEKESLKRDDFNHLLFDTFNLNNISQIRDIFNQVELNTCFFEDEMQRKRVPPWVYARALDPETLKPVPDGMPGLMSYMDASSTSYPAFIVTDDVGIMSREYGQYPGVLVEILRRVNTRAQKGCALSLNQAFNS from the coding sequence ATGACTTCATATGTTGATAAACAAGAGATCATAGCAAGCTCAGAAATTGATGATTTGATTTTTTCCAGCGATCCATTAGCTTGGTCTTACGATGAACAGGAAAAAATCAGAAACAAATTTGTTCTTGATGCATTTCGTAATCACTATAAACATTGTCAAGAATACCGTCACTACTGTCAGGTACACAAAGTAGACGACAATATTACGGAAATTGATGACATACCTGTATTCCCAACATCAGTTTTTAAGTTTACTCGCTTATTAACTTCTCAGGAGAACGAGATTGAAAGTTGGTTTACCAGCAGCGGCACGAGTGGTTTAAAAAGTCAGGTGGCGCGTAACAGACTAAGTATTGAGAGACTCTTAGGCTCTGTGAGTTATGGCATGAAATATGTTGGTAGTTGGTTTGATCATCAAATAGAGTTGGTCAACTTAGGGCCAGATAGATTTAATGCTCATAACATTTGGTTTAAATATGTTATGAGCTTGGTAGAATTATTATATCCCACGACATTTACCGTAATGGAAGAACGAATAGATTTTGTTAAGACATTGAATAGCCTTGAGCGAATAAAAAATCAAGGAAAAGATATTTGTCTTATCGGCTCACCATACTTTATTTATTTGCTCTGCCAGTATATGAAAGATAAAAATATCTCATTTTATGGGGATAAAAACCTTTATATCATAACGGGGGGCGGCTGGAAAAGTTATGAAAAAGAGTCCCTAAAACGCGATGATTTCAATCATCTTTTATTCGACACGTTCAACCTCAATAATATTAGTCAAATCCGCGATATATTTAATCAAGTTGAACTCAACACTTGTTTCTTTGAGGATGAAATGCAACGTAAACGTGTTCCGCCGTGGGTATATGCGCGAGCACTTGATCCTGAAACATTGAAACCTGTACCTGATGGAATGCCGGGTTTGATGAGTTATATGGATGCGTCATCAACGAGTTATCCGGCATTTATTGTTACCGATGATGTCGGGATAATGAGCAGAGAATATGGTCAATATCCTGGTGTACTTGTTGAGATTTTACGTCGCGTCAATACGAGGGCACAGAAAGGGTGTGCTTTAAGCTTAAACCAAGCATTTAATAGTTGA
- a CDS encoding HigA family addiction module antitoxin has translation MKMFNPPHPGEIIADSLEELGLGIRDLARALNVAPSTAQRLVSCKAAVTPEMAIKLSKVLGSSPRLWLKLQETYSLDKAEKTVDISKLTPLFKPVHLSHT, from the coding sequence ATGAAAATGTTTAACCCACCTCACCCAGGCGAAATTATTGCTGACTCTTTGGAAGAACTAGGTTTAGGAATTCGTGATCTAGCGCGAGCACTAAATGTTGCTCCATCTACGGCTCAACGTTTAGTGTCGTGCAAAGCAGCAGTTACACCAGAGATGGCAATAAAACTGTCAAAAGTACTTGGTAGCTCTCCACGGCTGTGGCTAAAACTGCAAGAAACTTATAGCCTCGATAAAGCAGAAAAGACGGTTGATATTTCCAAACTGACTCCGTTATTTAAGCCTGTCCATTTATCTCACACCTAA
- the ghrA gene encoding glyoxylate/hydroxypyruvate reductase GhrA — protein MEIIFYHPFFDAAQWIQGMQQRLPNINIRQWKRGDNKHADYAMVWAPPYEMLANRSGLKGIFILGAGVEAILKQEQQKPGMLPAGVPLMRLEDAGMGLQMQEYAVAMVLHYLRRMDEYKLQQGQRRWKQLEPYDRKDFVVGVLGAGVLGRRVAQTLVEWGFIVRCWSRTPKQINNVVSFHGEDQLGDFLSGSKVLINLLPDTPKTRGILNLSLFSQLKPKSYLINIARGAHLVEHDLLVAIDKGYIVGASLDVFVEEPLPEMHPFWTHPRITVTPHVAAITIPDIAMDTISENIRRIEKGELSTGVVDIKLGY, from the coding sequence ATGGAGATTATCTTTTACCACCCCTTTTTTGATGCTGCTCAGTGGATTCAAGGTATGCAGCAACGATTACCCAATATCAATATCCGCCAATGGAAACGCGGCGATAATAAGCATGCGGATTATGCAATGGTTTGGGCTCCCCCCTATGAGATGTTGGCAAATCGCTCTGGATTGAAGGGGATTTTTATTTTAGGAGCAGGTGTAGAGGCGATTTTAAAGCAGGAACAGCAAAAACCAGGGATGTTACCCGCCGGTGTGCCACTGATGCGGCTTGAAGATGCAGGTATGGGGCTGCAAATGCAGGAGTATGCGGTAGCAATGGTTTTACATTATTTGCGGCGCATGGATGAGTATAAGCTGCAACAAGGGCAGAGGAGGTGGAAACAACTCGAACCTTATGATCGCAAAGATTTTGTTGTGGGTGTGTTGGGTGCCGGTGTTCTGGGTCGCCGTGTTGCACAGACGTTAGTTGAATGGGGCTTTATTGTGCGTTGTTGGAGCCGCACTCCAAAACAGATTAATAACGTAGTTAGCTTTCACGGTGAAGATCAATTGGGCGATTTTCTCTCCGGCAGTAAGGTGCTTATCAATTTGCTGCCCGATACACCAAAAACCCGTGGTATTCTGAATTTATCGCTGTTTAGCCAGCTAAAACCAAAGTCATATCTGATTAATATCGCGCGAGGTGCCCATTTAGTAGAACATGATCTGTTGGTGGCGATTGATAAAGGTTATATCGTCGGGGCTTCATTGGATGTGTTTGTTGAGGAACCACTACCAGAGATGCACCCGTTCTGGACTCACCCCCGTATAACGGTGACGCCACATGTTGCGGCTATTACTATTCCTGATATTGCTATGGATACGATTAGTGAAAATATTCGACGAATTGAAAAAGGAGAATTATCAACCGGCGTTGTGGATATAAAACTAGGATATTAA
- a CDS encoding TorD/DmsD family molecular chaperone: MNEFSIVCRILGTLFNRQPQDPILKPLLTVIVEGKLKQSWPLEQDALLDRLQQNCDLSAMQADYMALFYGDNASVPSRRSDYTGESENDIRQFLIERGMPLSDGPVDQFGSLLLGASWLEDQAAEDEVQGQIMLFDEYLLPWCGQFLGKVEAHAITSFYRTLAMITREALQALREELDS, from the coding sequence ATGAATGAATTTTCAATAGTCTGCCGTATTTTAGGGACTTTATTTAATCGTCAACCGCAAGACCCGATTCTGAAACCACTTCTGACGGTGATTGTCGAAGGTAAATTGAAGCAATCATGGCCATTGGAGCAAGATGCATTGTTGGATCGTTTGCAACAAAACTGCGATCTATCCGCAATGCAAGCTGATTATATGGCACTGTTTTATGGAGATAATGCTAGCGTACCGAGCCGCCGTTCTGACTATACCGGGGAGAGTGAAAACGATATTCGTCAATTTTTGATTGAACGAGGCATGCCATTGTCCGATGGGCCTGTCGATCAGTTTGGTTCTCTGTTATTAGGGGCTTCATGGCTGGAAGATCAGGCAGCAGAAGATGAGGTTCAGGGGCAAATTATGCTGTTTGATGAATATTTGCTGCCGTGGTGTGGGCAATTTTTGGGGAAAGTGGAAGCCCATGCAATAACCAGTTTCTACCGAACATTAGCAATGATTACCCGTGAAGCGTTACAGGCGTTAAGAGAAGAACTGGATTCTTAA
- a CDS encoding lipoprotein, translating into MRKFFLGAVLLLVGLISGCDQFKDISISEELINGYLAKHVHYQKQLELHGIANADIELTELSSQIGRTEPNKIALTGRANVNVTSLLGPAKADMKLSLKAQPVFDQEKGAIFLKELEIVDYQITPEKMEKPINALVPYLNKSLSAFFDIHPIYVIKADHSKAEAAAKTLAKRLEVKPGKLVIMLTDK; encoded by the coding sequence ATGAGAAAATTTTTCTTGGGGGCAGTATTGCTGCTAGTGGGGTTAATCAGTGGTTGTGATCAGTTCAAAGATATCAGTATCAGCGAAGAGTTAATTAATGGTTATCTAGCAAAGCACGTCCATTACCAGAAACAGCTCGAATTACATGGTATTGCCAATGCGGATATTGAATTGACAGAACTCTCCAGCCAAATTGGTCGAACAGAACCAAATAAAATAGCATTAACTGGCCGTGCAAATGTCAATGTTACATCCTTGCTTGGCCCGGCTAAAGCCGATATGAAACTCAGCCTGAAAGCACAACCTGTTTTTGATCAGGAAAAAGGGGCTATTTTTCTGAAAGAGTTGGAAATCGTTGATTACCAAATCACACCGGAAAAAATGGAAAAACCGATTAACGCATTAGTTCCTTATCTGAATAAATCACTCAGCGCTTTCTTTGATATTCATCCTATTTATGTAATAAAAGCAGATCATAGTAAAGCTGAAGCCGCAGCTAAAACATTAGCAAAAAGGTTAGAAGTGAAGCCTGGCAAATTAGTTATTATGCTGACCGATAAATAA
- the mdtH gene encoding multidrug efflux MFS transporter MdtH, giving the protein MSLVSQARSLGKYFLLFDNLLVVLGFFVVFPLISIHFVEQLGWAALVVGFALGLRQFVQQGLGIFGGAIADRFGAKPMIVTGMLLRALGFAFIALATEPWILWLACILSALGGTLFDPPRTALVIKLTRPHERGRFFSLLLMQDSAGAVIGALIGSWLLQYDFQFVCWTGAGVFVLAAIWNALFLPAYRISTTRTPIWEGMERVIKDRRFFTYVLTLTGYFMLSVQVMLMFPIIVNEIAGTPAAVKWMYAIEATLSLTLLYPIARWSEKRFRLEQRLMAGLFLMSLSMFPVGLIGEINTLFGLICLFYLGTVTAEPARETLSASLADPRARGSYMGFSRLGLALGGALGYTGGGWLYDTGHALNIPQLPWFLLGIIGLITLYALHRQFNQRKIESAMLSGN; this is encoded by the coding sequence ATGTCACTGGTTTCACAAGCACGTAGCCTGGGTAAGTACTTCCTGTTATTCGATAACTTGCTGGTCGTTCTAGGTTTCTTCGTCGTTTTTCCTTTAATATCAATACATTTTGTTGAGCAACTGGGTTGGGCCGCGCTGGTTGTCGGTTTTGCGCTTGGTTTACGTCAGTTTGTACAACAAGGTTTAGGCATTTTTGGTGGCGCAATTGCAGACCGTTTTGGCGCGAAGCCGATGATCGTCACCGGCATGCTGTTACGCGCCCTTGGTTTTGCTTTCATCGCCTTAGCCACCGAACCGTGGATACTGTGGCTTGCCTGTATATTATCCGCACTGGGAGGTACCTTATTTGATCCTCCCCGGACTGCACTGGTCATCAAACTAACCCGACCGCACGAACGTGGCCGTTTCTTCTCGCTGCTGTTAATGCAGGACAGTGCCGGTGCGGTTATCGGCGCACTGATTGGTAGCTGGCTGCTGCAATATGATTTCCAATTTGTCTGCTGGACAGGTGCCGGTGTTTTTGTTCTGGCAGCCATCTGGAATGCATTATTCCTCCCTGCCTACCGGATTTCTACTACTCGAACTCCCATCTGGGAAGGGATGGAGCGCGTTATTAAAGATCGTCGCTTCTTCACCTATGTATTGACGTTAACCGGCTATTTTATGCTGTCTGTCCAAGTGATGTTAATGTTCCCAATTATCGTCAACGAAATCGCCGGCACACCCGCTGCGGTAAAATGGATGTACGCAATTGAAGCAACCCTATCACTCACTTTGCTGTATCCAATCGCCCGTTGGAGCGAAAAACGATTCCGGCTAGAACAGCGTCTAATGGCCGGGCTTTTCCTGATGAGCCTGAGTATGTTCCCAGTCGGTTTGATTGGTGAAATAAATACCTTATTTGGCCTTATTTGCCTGTTCTATCTCGGCACCGTTACCGCTGAACCTGCCCGTGAGACATTAAGTGCTTCACTCGCTGATCCACGTGCGCGTGGGAGTTATATGGGATTCAGCCGTCTTGGTCTGGCATTGGGTGGTGCCTTGGGTTATACCGGCGGTGGTTGGTTATATGATACCGGCCATGCGCTGAATATTCCGCAATTGCCTTGGTTTCTGCTTGGGATTATTGGCTTGATAACGCTGTATGCCCTGCACCGTCAATTTAACCAACGTAAGATTGAATCTGCCATGCTGAGTGGCAATTAA
- the rimJ gene encoding ribosomal protein S5-alanine N-acetyltransferase gives MFGYRSTLPKVRLITERMVVRLVYERDAYRLAEYYSENHEFLKPWEPTRDRSHCQPSGWINRLNLIIEMQRQSAAFHFLLLDSNESEVIGVANFSNILRGAFHACYLGYSLGEKWQGKGMMYEALQPAIRYMQRQQGMHRIMANYMPDNHRSGKLLERLGFEREGYAKKYLMINGVWQDHVLTALTDEKWSGKS, from the coding sequence ATGTTTGGTTATCGTTCCACTTTACCGAAAGTTCGTCTGATTACGGAACGAATGGTGGTGCGTTTGGTGTACGAGCGGGATGCTTATCGTTTGGCTGAGTACTATTCAGAAAATCACGAGTTTCTTAAACCTTGGGAGCCGACTAGAGATAGAAGTCATTGCCAGCCTTCCGGTTGGATAAATCGATTGAATTTAATCATAGAAATGCAAAGACAGAGTGCGGCTTTTCATTTTCTGCTGCTTGATTCAAATGAGAGTGAAGTTATTGGTGTTGCCAATTTCAGTAATATTCTGCGTGGGGCTTTTCATGCCTGTTATTTGGGATATTCGCTTGGTGAAAAGTGGCAGGGAAAAGGGATGATGTACGAAGCTTTACAACCAGCTATCCGTTATATGCAACGCCAACAGGGGATGCATCGGATTATGGCTAATTATATGCCGGATAATCATCGTAGTGGGAAGTTGTTGGAACGATTGGGTTTTGAACGTGAAGGCTATGCTAAGAAATACCTGATGATTAATGGAGTTTGGCAGGATCACGTATTAACCGCATTGACAGATGAAAAATGGAGTGGAAAAAGTTGA
- the murJ gene encoding murein biosynthesis integral membrane protein MurJ — translation MNLLKSLAAVSSMTMFSRVLGFIRDAIIARIFGAGVAADAFFVAFKLPNLLRRIFAEGAFSQAFVPILAEYKNQQGDEATRTFIAYVSGMLTLILAIVTVLGVLAAPWVIYVTAPGFTDTADKFTLTTNLLRITFPYIFLISLASLAGAILNTWNRFSVPAFAPTLLNISMIVFALFVAPYCNPPVMALGWAVVAGGILQLLYQLPHLKKIGMLVLPRISFRDSGVWRVMRQMGPAILGVSVGQISLIINTIFASFLVSGSVSWMYYADRLMELPSGVLGVALGTILLPSLAKSFSSGNHEEYTKLMDWGLRLCFLLALPCAVALGMLAEPLTVSLFQYGNFTAFDAVMTQKALIAYCFGLMGLIIVKVLAPGFYSRRDIKTPVKIAIVTLILTQLMNLAFVGPLKHAGLALSIGLASCFNASLLYWQLRKKNIFKPLAGWGRFLFKLVVAITVMIAVLAVTLWLMPAWEQGNMATRLLRLMVVVIAGASSYFAALVLMGFRLKDFAHRSF, via the coding sequence ATGAATTTATTGAAATCGCTGGCTGCGGTTAGCTCTATGACCATGTTCTCTCGGGTTTTAGGCTTTATCCGAGATGCCATTATTGCCCGCATATTTGGGGCTGGTGTTGCAGCGGATGCTTTTTTTGTTGCATTTAAACTGCCTAATTTACTGCGCCGTATTTTTGCAGAAGGTGCCTTTTCTCAGGCATTTGTGCCCATTTTGGCGGAATATAAGAATCAGCAAGGTGATGAAGCGACTCGGACGTTTATTGCTTATGTTTCCGGTATGCTGACGTTAATTCTGGCCATTGTTACTGTACTGGGAGTTTTGGCAGCACCGTGGGTGATTTATGTTACCGCACCCGGTTTTACCGATACCGCCGATAAATTTACGCTGACAACAAATTTGTTAAGAATTACTTTTCCCTATATTTTTCTGATATCACTGGCCTCGTTGGCAGGTGCGATATTAAATACCTGGAATCGATTTTCTGTTCCTGCCTTCGCTCCAACATTACTTAATATCAGCATGATTGTGTTTGCATTATTTGTCGCCCCTTATTGTAATCCGCCGGTGATGGCATTGGGTTGGGCGGTGGTTGCAGGAGGGATTTTACAGCTCTTATATCAGCTTCCTCATTTAAAAAAGATTGGCATGCTGGTATTACCGCGTATTTCTTTTCGTGACAGCGGCGTATGGCGGGTTATGCGGCAGATGGGGCCTGCAATTCTTGGGGTTTCAGTCGGCCAGATTTCATTAATTATTAATACGATTTTCGCCTCATTTCTGGTGTCCGGTTCTGTCTCCTGGATGTATTACGCTGACCGTTTGATGGAATTACCCTCTGGTGTATTGGGTGTTGCGCTTGGAACAATTCTTTTACCTTCATTAGCGAAAAGTTTTTCCAGTGGAAATCATGAGGAGTACACCAAATTAATGGATTGGGGGCTGCGGCTCTGTTTTTTATTAGCGCTGCCTTGTGCTGTTGCTTTAGGTATGCTGGCAGAACCTTTAACAGTTTCTCTATTCCAATACGGTAATTTTACGGCATTTGATGCAGTAATGACTCAAAAAGCGTTGATTGCTTACTGTTTTGGACTGATGGGGCTAATTATTGTTAAGGTACTGGCACCGGGTTTTTATTCTCGTCGAGATATTAAAACGCCGGTGAAAATTGCGATTGTCACTTTGATTTTGACTCAGTTAATGAACCTTGCCTTTGTTGGCCCGCTGAAACATGCTGGGTTAGCCTTGTCTATTGGTCTGGCATCTTGTTTCAATGCTAGTCTGCTTTACTGGCAATTACGTAAGAAAAATATTTTTAAGCCGTTAGCGGGTTGGGGGAGGTTCTTATTTAAACTGGTTGTGGCAATTACGGTAATGATTGCCGTATTAGCTGTTACTTTATGGTTGATGCCAGCATGGGAGCAGGGAAATATGGCTACGCGCCTGTTGCGATTGATGGTGGTTGTTATCGCTGGGGCAAGCAGCTATTTTGCTGCGTTGGTGCTGATGGGTTTTCGGCTAAAAGATTTTGCCCACCGCAGTTTTTAA
- the argS gene encoding arginine--tRNA ligase: protein MNIQAILSEKVSQALIAAGAPADSEAHIRQSAKAQFGDYQANGVMAAAKKVGMPPRQLAEKVVNLLNLQGIASKVEIAGPGFINIFLDKAWIAANIETALKDEKLGVTPAKPQTIVVDYSAPNVAKQMHVGHLRSTIIGDAAVRTLEFLGHKVIRANHVGDWGTQFGMLIAYLEKVQNENASDMALSDLEAFYREAKKHYDEDEEFAIRARGYVVKLQGGDEYCRTMWRKLVDITMAQNQQTYDRLNVTLTKDSVMGESLYNDLLPSIVADLKQQGLAVESDGATVVYLDEYKNKEGEPMGVIIQKQDGGYLYTTTDIACAKYRYETLHADRILYYIDSRQHQHLMQAWTIVRKAGYVPESVSLEHHMFGMMLGKDSKPFKTRAGGTVRLTDLLDEAIERANTLIREKNPDMPEDELKKVVSAVGIGAVKYADLSKSRTTDYIFDWDNMLAFEGNTAPYMQYAYTRVASIFKRAEIDESSLTLPVILNEDREQTLATRLLQFEETITTVAREGTPHVMCAYLYDLAGLFSCFYEHCQILNAESEELRQSRLKLALLTAKTLKQGLNTLGIETVERM from the coding sequence GTGAATATTCAGGCGATTCTTTCAGAAAAAGTCAGCCAAGCGCTGATTGCAGCAGGTGCTCCAGCCGACAGCGAAGCTCACATCCGCCAATCCGCGAAAGCGCAATTTGGCGACTATCAGGCCAATGGTGTTATGGCCGCCGCGAAAAAAGTGGGTATGCCTCCCCGACAACTGGCAGAAAAAGTTGTTAACCTGCTAAATCTGCAAGGTATCGCCAGTAAAGTTGAAATCGCTGGTCCCGGCTTTATCAATATCTTCCTTGATAAAGCATGGATTGCAGCCAATATCGAAACTGCACTGAAAGATGAAAAACTAGGCGTTACGCCAGCCAAACCACAAACTATTGTTGTCGATTATTCCGCCCCCAATGTCGCGAAACAGATGCACGTTGGTCATTTGCGCTCCACGATTATTGGTGATGCCGCCGTCCGTACATTGGAATTCCTCGGTCATAAGGTTATCCGCGCTAACCATGTGGGTGACTGGGGAACCCAGTTCGGTATGCTAATTGCCTATTTGGAAAAAGTGCAAAATGAAAATGCCAGCGATATGGCATTGTCCGATCTGGAAGCGTTCTATCGCGAAGCGAAAAAGCATTACGATGAAGATGAAGAGTTTGCCATCCGCGCCCGTGGCTATGTGGTGAAACTGCAAGGCGGTGATGAATATTGCCGCACCATGTGGCGCAAGCTAGTGGATATCACGATGGCCCAAAATCAGCAAACCTATGATCGTCTGAATGTCACGCTGACTAAAGATTCTGTCATGGGTGAAAGTCTGTACAACGATCTGCTGCCCAGTATTGTCGCGGATCTGAAACAGCAAGGGCTGGCAGTAGAAAGCGATGGTGCAACCGTAGTTTACCTTGATGAATATAAAAACAAAGAAGGTGAACCGATGGGCGTTATTATCCAAAAACAGGATGGAGGTTATCTTTACACCACAACCGATATCGCCTGTGCAAAATACCGTTATGAAACCCTGCACGCGGACCGCATTCTTTACTACATCGATTCCCGTCAACATCAACATTTGATGCAAGCCTGGACCATCGTTCGTAAAGCGGGTTATGTACCAGAATCCGTGTCACTGGAACACCATATGTTCGGCATGATGTTGGGCAAAGATAGCAAACCATTTAAAACTCGCGCCGGCGGTACTGTCAGATTGACCGATCTATTGGATGAAGCTATTGAACGTGCCAACACCCTTATCCGTGAAAAGAACCCGGATATGCCAGAAGATGAATTGAAAAAAGTGGTTTCTGCTGTCGGTATCGGTGCCGTGAAATACGCTGATCTCTCCAAGAGCCGTACCACAGATTACATCTTCGATTGGGATAATATGCTCGCTTTTGAAGGCAATACCGCACCTTATATGCAATATGCTTACACCCGTGTTGCCTCCATCTTTAAACGTGCCGAAATCGATGAAAGCAGTCTGACCCTACCGGTTATCCTAAATGAAGATCGTGAACAAACATTGGCCACCCGTTTATTACAATTTGAAGAGACCATCACCACCGTCGCCCGTGAAGGTACGCCACATGTGATGTGTGCTTACCTGTACGATTTGGCTGGTCTATTCTCCTGTTTCTATGAACACTGCCAAATTCTTAATGCGGAAAGTGAAGAGTTGCGTCAAAGCCGCCTAAAGCTGGCGCTCCTGACTGCTAAGACATTGAAGCAAGGTCTGAATACATTGGGTATTGAGACGGTAGAACGGATGTAA
- a CDS encoding cyclase family protein — translation MSNSILQALTVLKSKKWVDLTHSFDKDSPHFFMLDSAEFKTLFDYKDGFFTQQFSFPGQYGTHIDAPCHFVPDTRYVDELELKELVLPLIVLDQSERAKQDPNFSLSKEDILKFEEEYGIIEAGTFVALRTDWSKRWSSQKAMDNKDDSGNNQTPGWGIDALKFLFEERHIKAIGHETFDTDAAKDFRKNNALLGEDYVLKQDTYQIELLANLDQVPVRGAVIFNIVAKPKKASGFPVRAFAILP, via the coding sequence ATGTCAAATAGCATTTTACAAGCACTCACGGTGTTGAAGTCAAAAAAATGGGTCGATTTGACGCATAGCTTCGATAAAGATTCTCCACATTTTTTTATGCTTGATTCAGCAGAATTTAAAACACTGTTTGATTATAAGGATGGCTTTTTTACTCAGCAATTTTCTTTTCCCGGCCAATATGGGACTCACATTGATGCTCCCTGCCACTTTGTTCCTGATACCCGTTATGTCGATGAATTGGAATTAAAAGAATTAGTTTTACCTCTAATCGTACTTGATCAATCAGAAAGAGCAAAACAGGACCCTAATTTTTCACTTTCTAAAGAAGATATTCTTAAATTTGAAGAAGAATATGGAATTATTGAGGCAGGTACTTTCGTTGCGCTCAGAACGGATTGGAGTAAACGCTGGTCATCTCAGAAAGCAATGGATAATAAAGATGATTCTGGCAATAACCAAACACCCGGTTGGGGGATAGATGCCCTCAAGTTTTTATTTGAAGAACGCCATATTAAAGCCATTGGGCATGAAACATTTGATACCGACGCCGCTAAAGATTTTAGAAAGAATAATGCCTTGTTAGGCGAAGATTATGTCTTAAAGCAAGATACTTATCAGATAGAACTTTTAGCTAATTTGGACCAAGTACCTGTACGTGGCGCCGTTATTTTCAACATTGTAGCCAAACCTAAAAAAGCCTCTGGTTTTCCTGTTCGTGCGTTTGCCATACTCCCATAA